One Triticum dicoccoides isolate Atlit2015 ecotype Zavitan chromosome 4B, WEW_v2.0, whole genome shotgun sequence genomic window carries:
- the LOC119292320 gene encoding ankyrin repeat-containing protein At2g01680-like, which produces MEQAILKQDKCGFNALHHAIRNGHEEVALELITAEPSLSRAVSERNESPMFFALTRNFTRVYEQLVQDPLSSYTGGLHERNCLHAAVRNENPEMAKQILKNYPGLMITEDINKVTPTRHAVLFDKIDMLQVILLHDPTKGYEINIMGDPLLAAAAYRGRINAARELLKHCPDAPYRQKNGGTLLHRAVWDNQIKFVKFVLTTPLLRKLINMQDKTGKTALHYAVRKCDPELVSILLSHEDIDATVLDNIGVSAAWELKYVMENAKTLNWNEVLMLMLKADAQNARSLYNLHGKAKQQAIDAGRKDAKSLTKTYTTNISLVAILITTITFAAAFTLPGGYSSVDGSEGLLIMSRKVAFQAFLIFDTLAMCSSFAVAFICVIARWEDYEFLIYYTSFTKKLMWFAYVATTMAFSTGLYTVLAPRLHWLATGISVLVALLPILTKLLGEWPVLKLRLRLGETFNSDLLDMV; this is translated from the exons ATGGAGCAAGCAATCTTAAAACAAGACAAATGTGGATTTAACGCACTACACCATGCCATTCGCAACGGGCATGAGGAGGTTGCGCTGGAGCTGATTACAGCAGAGCCTTCTCTGTCGCGAGCTGTGAGCGAACGCAACGAGTCACCCATGTTCTTCGCCTTGACAAGGAATTTTACACGTGTGTATGAGCAACTAGTTCAAGATCCTCTTTCTTCGTACACGGGAGGACTACACGAACGCAATTGCCTACATGCTGCAGTCAGAAATGAGAATCCAG AAATGGCAAAGCAGATTCTGAAAAACTATCCTGGACTAATGATCACTGAAGACATTAATAAAGTTACTCCAACAAGGCATGCTGTACTTTTTGACAAGATTGACATGTTACAAGTAATACTGTTACATGATCCAACCAAAGGATATGAAATAAACATCATGGGTGATCCTCTCCTTGCCGCTGCCGCATATCGAGGTCGAATTAATGCTGCTCGAGAGCTTCTGAAACACTGCCCTGATGCTCCTTACCGCCAAAAAAATGGTGGGACATTGCTTCATAGAGCTGTATGGGATAACCAAATAAAGTTCGTTAAATTTGTCCTGACGACACCGCTACTTCGcaaactcatcaacatgcaagacaAGACTGGAAAAACCGCTCTACATTATGCAGTCCGGAAGTGTGATCCGGAACTAGTTAGTATTTTACTATCTCACGAGGATATAGATGCGACAGTGCTTGACAACATCGGTGTTTCAGCGGCTTGGGAACTGAAGTACGTCATGGAGAATGCCAAGACTTTAAACTGG AATGAAGTCTTGATGCTTATGCTAAAAGCAGATGCCCAAAATGCCAGATCTCTCTACAATCTTCACGGGAAAGCCAAGCAACAAGCAATCGATGCTGGAAGGAAGGATGCAAAGTCACTAACTAAGACATACACAACCAACATTTCATTAGTGGCCATTCTCATTACGACAATCACCTTTGCTGCTGCTTTCACCCTGCCCGGAGGATACAGCAGTGTTGATGGAAGCGAGGGACTTCTGATCATGTCTCGGAAGGTTGCATTTCAAGCATTCTTGATCTTTGACACCTTAGCAATGTGCTCCTCATTTGCCGTTGCTTTCATATGTGTCATAGCAAGGTGGGAGGATTATGAGTTCTTGATTTATTACACATCTTTCACTAAGAAGCTCATGTGGTTTGCATATGTGGCAACTACTATGGCTTTTTCAACTGGTTTATACACGGTGTTAGCCCCGCGTCTCCATTGGTTGGCCACAGGAATTTCCGTTTTAGTAGCTTTATTGCCCATTCTAACCAAGCTTCTTGGCGAATGGCCTGTTTTGAAGCTCAGACTCCGTTTGGGAGAAACTTTCAACTCCGATCTCTTAGACATGGTGTGA